In the Acidimicrobiales bacterium genome, one interval contains:
- a CDS encoding glutamate--tRNA ligase family protein — MTPRVRFAPSPTGYLHVGSARTALFNWLHARSTGGTFVLRIEDTDAERNRTDLTDSLLAELEWLGLDWDEGPYFQSERCDRHREVVEDLLGRGLAYLCDADNQEVAGSTLVEGLAVRFRMPVGATMAFADVVRGEVSFATDDLEDFVIWRSNGSPMFLLANAVDDADMGITHAIRGEDLLSGVPKVLLLLDAIGVSRPTYAHLPLLVNEQRKKLSKRRDDVSIGDYRSRGYLPEAMVNYLALLGWGPPDDVEVRPLSEIVELFRIQDVNKAAAFFDLKKLEHVNASHLRGLSKPDFMERVAPWVGTDAPWPADRFDTGQFSTMVDLVQEKLRTLSDMPRFVDFLFLEDPVDDPDSWEKVMVKGPSAAAMLDGAAVALSDCAWDTDSVLAAVAAVGESLDLRLGKAQAPVRVAVTGRTVGPPLFETMAVCMERDEVLRRIARARARL; from the coding sequence GTGACCCCCCGAGTTCGCTTCGCCCCTTCTCCCACCGGCTACCTGCACGTAGGTAGTGCCCGCACCGCACTGTTCAACTGGCTACACGCCCGCTCGACTGGCGGCACCTTCGTGTTGCGTATCGAGGACACCGACGCCGAGCGGAACCGCACCGACCTGACCGACAGCCTGCTGGCCGAGCTGGAATGGTTGGGTCTCGACTGGGATGAGGGCCCGTACTTCCAGTCCGAACGCTGCGACCGGCACCGAGAGGTCGTCGAGGACCTCCTCGGCCGGGGTCTGGCCTACCTGTGTGACGCGGACAACCAGGAAGTGGCGGGATCGACACTGGTCGAGGGTCTAGCCGTGCGGTTCCGGATGCCGGTCGGAGCGACCATGGCCTTCGCCGACGTGGTTCGGGGCGAGGTCTCGTTCGCCACCGACGACCTCGAGGACTTCGTCATCTGGCGCTCGAACGGGTCGCCCATGTTCCTGCTGGCCAATGCGGTGGACGACGCAGACATGGGCATCACCCATGCCATTCGTGGTGAGGACCTCTTGTCGGGGGTGCCCAAGGTCCTCCTCCTATTGGATGCCATCGGGGTGTCCCGGCCCACCTACGCCCACCTGCCCCTACTCGTCAACGAGCAGCGCAAGAAGCTCTCCAAGAGACGAGATGACGTGTCGATCGGCGACTACAGGTCCCGTGGCTATCTCCCGGAGGCCATGGTCAACTACTTGGCCCTATTGGGGTGGGGCCCGCCTGATGACGTCGAGGTCAGGCCGCTTTCCGAAATCGTGGAACTGTTCCGGATCCAAGACGTGAACAAGGCGGCTGCCTTCTTCGACCTCAAAAAGCTTGAGCATGTGAACGCCAGCCATCTAAGAGGGTTGTCCAAGCCGGACTTCATGGAGCGGGTGGCCCCCTGGGTCGGCACCGATGCGCCATGGCCGGCTGACCGGTTCGACACCGGCCAGTTCTCGACCATGGTCGACCTCGTCCAGGAGAAGCTTCGGACGTTGAGCGACATGCCCCGATTCGTGGACTTCCTCTTCCTGGAGGATCCGGTCGATGATCCCGACTCCTGGGAGAAGGTGATGGTGAAGGGTCCATCTGCTGCCGCCATGCTCGATGGAGCGGCGGTGGCGCTGTCGGATTGTGCCTGGGACACCGATTCGGTCTTGGCGGCAGTCGCTGCTGTGGGGGAGTCGTTGGACCTCAGGCTCGGGAAGGCTCAGGCCCCGGTTCGGGTAGCGGTGACCGGTCGCACCGTCGGACCTCCGCTGTTCGAGACGATGGCCGTGTGCATGGAGCGCGACGAGGTGCTTCGGCGGATCGCCCGGGCGAGAGCTCGTCTGTAG
- a CDS encoding histidine phosphatase family protein, with protein sequence MELLVIRHALPEAEVRSDGPADPPLSALGIQQAEATAEFLADETVDAIVTSTMRRAIQTGQPLADRLGLTLKRLDGLKESDHRRSSYTPAEDMDADHEVIREFMEDPHRMFSDGYEPFRDRVQKTFDEIVATQRGRTVAVFCHSMVASVYIQTLLGHDDPFALISDYCGISRISASSTGVRTLRSVNETAHLRHLV encoded by the coding sequence GTGGAACTCCTCGTCATCAGGCACGCGCTTCCCGAGGCCGAGGTTCGGTCCGACGGCCCCGCCGATCCACCATTGTCGGCGCTCGGTATACAACAGGCTGAGGCGACCGCCGAGTTCCTGGCCGACGAGACGGTCGATGCCATTGTGACCAGCACTATGCGTCGGGCCATCCAGACCGGCCAGCCCCTCGCCGACCGACTCGGCCTAACCCTGAAACGGCTCGACGGCCTCAAGGAATCCGATCACCGTCGCTCCAGCTACACGCCGGCCGAGGACATGGACGCCGACCACGAGGTGATCCGCGAGTTCATGGAGGACCCGCACCGCATGTTCTCCGACGGCTACGAGCCCTTCCGCGACCGGGTCCAGAAGACGTTTGACGAGATCGTGGCCACCCAAAGGGGTCGCACGGTGGCCGTGTTCTGCCACAGCATGGTGGCCAGCGTCTACATCCAGACGCTGCTCGGCCACGACGACCCGTTCGCTCTGATCAGTGACTACTGCGGGATCTCTAGAATTAGCGCCTCGTCTACCGGGGTCCGGACGTTGCGAAGTGTCAACGAGACCGCCCATCTCCGGCACCTGGTCTGA
- a CDS encoding bifunctional o-acetylhomoserine/o-acetylserine sulfhydrylase yields the protein MSAEWGFETKQIHAGQDPDPATGSRAVPIYQTTSYVFRDSQHAADLFALAEVGNIYTRIMNPTQMVLEARLQSLEGGTDTAIGIPGALALASGQAAETIAILNLAESGDHIVSSASLYGGTYNLFHYTLPKLGIETTFIDDPDDLDAWRAAIRPNTKAFYGETIGNPRNDCLDIRGISELGHEAGIPLVVDNTVSTPFLFNPLALGADIVVHSLTKFIGGHGNSVGGVIVDGGTFDYGASGRFPNFTEPDPSYHGLAYWPALGNGAYIIKARVQLLRDIGAAVSPQNAFYFLQGLETLSYRMERHFANAQAVAEYLDSHDQVERVQYAGLSSSPWHDRLTEYGSGRGYGSVPAFIIEGGHESGARFVDALQLHSHVANIGDVRSLAIHPTSTTHSQLTKEEQSATGVEPGLVRLSVGLETLDDIIADLEVGFAAARTR from the coding sequence ATGAGCGCCGAATGGGGCTTTGAAACGAAACAGATCCATGCCGGGCAGGACCCTGATCCGGCAACCGGTAGTCGGGCCGTGCCCATCTATCAGACAACCTCATACGTCTTCCGTGACAGCCAACACGCCGCGGACCTCTTCGCGCTAGCCGAGGTTGGCAACATCTACACCCGGATCATGAATCCGACACAGATGGTGCTTGAGGCTCGCCTCCAGTCACTAGAGGGAGGAACGGATACAGCGATTGGGATCCCAGGAGCCTTGGCGCTTGCTTCGGGTCAGGCCGCGGAGACAATCGCGATCTTGAACCTTGCTGAGTCAGGCGACCACATCGTTTCATCGGCTTCGCTCTACGGGGGGACCTACAACCTGTTCCACTACACCCTTCCCAAGTTGGGGATTGAGACGACCTTCATCGACGATCCTGACGACCTTGATGCGTGGAGGGCGGCAATCCGGCCGAATACCAAAGCCTTTTACGGCGAGACGATTGGGAATCCGAGAAACGACTGCCTCGACATCAGAGGGATTTCAGAGTTGGGTCACGAGGCGGGCATTCCCCTCGTGGTCGATAACACCGTTTCAACCCCGTTCCTGTTCAACCCACTAGCCCTAGGGGCGGACATTGTCGTGCACTCCTTGACCAAGTTCATTGGAGGTCACGGCAACTCGGTCGGTGGCGTAATCGTGGACGGCGGGACCTTCGACTATGGGGCCAGCGGCCGGTTTCCCAACTTCACCGAACCTGATCCCAGTTACCACGGGCTTGCCTACTGGCCGGCCCTCGGGAACGGGGCGTACATCATCAAGGCCCGCGTACAACTGCTCCGTGACATTGGTGCGGCGGTTTCTCCGCAGAACGCCTTCTACTTCCTCCAAGGACTCGAAACGCTGAGTTACCGGATGGAACGGCACTTTGCGAACGCCCAGGCGGTTGCCGAGTACCTCGACTCCCACGACCAAGTCGAACGAGTCCAATATGCCGGACTGTCGAGTAGTCCGTGGCATGACCGACTAACCGAGTACGGCAGCGGCCGAGGTTACGGCTCTGTCCCGGCATTCATCATCGAGGGAGGACATGAGTCCGGGGCTCGCTTCGTTGACGCCCTCCAGTTGCACAGCCACGTCGCCAATATCGGCGATGTGCGCAGCTTGGCTATCCACCCGACGTCGACTACCCACTCACAGCTCACTAAAGAGGAGCAGTCGGCGACTGGAGTTGAGCCGGGACTGGTTCGACTCTCAGTTGGGTTGGAGACTCTCGATGACATCATTGCCGACCTGGAGGTGGGGTTTGCCGCGGCGCGAACCCGCTAA
- a CDS encoding CoA transferase yields MSRSDSTPMLDEVFRRTGEPPRVDDSGSATRRWEASRAAVLSGPANGPPRRVPNGVANGLAVLTSMLEALSGLVVEGPVLVAERAVAAGLGRRGATSVGGEAHLVEAADGLVCLNLARPDDVASIPALLESTMDPADWPAVRRAVSLLAGAELAKRADLLGMPLGVPGTAPDRPLVVTIGADRAEVKRQPLVVEFGSLWAAPLCGALLARAGCRVVKVESVQRPDGARRGPATFFESLNGTKEEISVDPSTADGLELVHMLVDAADVVLEASRPRALAHWGISAAEEVQRGTVWASITGYGRTGPRSGGVAFGDDAAVSGGLMLHDPPGFVADAVPDPVTGLLAAVAVQAALADGVGALLDLSLAGVACWLADPQVDQSAD; encoded by the coding sequence ATGTCCCGGTCCGACAGCACGCCGATGCTCGACGAGGTGTTTCGCCGGACCGGCGAGCCTCCTCGTGTAGACGATTCAGGGTCGGCAACCCGGAGATGGGAGGCGTCACGGGCCGCAGTGCTGAGTGGCCCGGCCAATGGTCCGCCCCGAAGGGTGCCCAACGGGGTGGCCAACGGACTCGCCGTATTGACATCGATGCTCGAGGCGCTAAGCGGCCTGGTCGTGGAGGGGCCGGTGCTGGTTGCCGAACGGGCGGTGGCGGCCGGTCTCGGCCGTCGAGGGGCGACGTCGGTTGGGGGTGAGGCCCACCTCGTCGAGGCCGCCGACGGGCTCGTCTGTCTGAATCTGGCCCGGCCCGACGACGTGGCTTCCATTCCGGCTCTCCTGGAATCCACCATGGATCCGGCTGACTGGCCGGCAGTGCGTCGGGCTGTCTCCCTTCTTGCAGGTGCAGAACTGGCCAAGAGGGCCGACCTGCTCGGCATGCCCCTCGGCGTACCGGGTACTGCACCGGATCGACCGCTAGTGGTGACCATCGGTGCTGACCGGGCCGAGGTGAAGAGGCAGCCGCTGGTCGTCGAATTCGGTTCGCTCTGGGCGGCCCCGCTCTGCGGCGCGCTTCTGGCCCGGGCCGGATGCCGGGTCGTGAAGGTGGAGAGCGTGCAACGACCGGACGGTGCACGGCGCGGCCCAGCGACGTTCTTCGAATCGCTAAACGGAACTAAGGAAGAAATCAGCGTGGACCCATCGACGGCTGACGGCCTCGAACTGGTTCACATGCTGGTTGATGCGGCCGACGTGGTGCTCGAGGCCAGTCGACCCAGGGCATTGGCTCACTGGGGGATCTCCGCTGCCGAAGAGGTGCAACGCGGCACGGTGTGGGCCTCGATCACCGGCTACGGGCGAACCGGTCCGAGGTCGGGTGGGGTGGCCTTCGGGGACGATGCTGCAGTTTCCGGAGGACTGATGCTGCACGACCCGCCGGGCTTCGTGGCTGATGCTGTTCCCGATCCGGTTACCGGTTTGTTAGCCGCCGTGGCAGTCCAGGCCGCCCTGGCGGACGGGGTTGGTGCCCTCCTGGACCTCTCGTTGGCCGGTGTCGCCTGTTGGCTCGCCGATCCGCAAGTAGACCAGAGTGCGGATTGA
- a CDS encoding TetR family transcriptional regulator: MSEQMTDDDDAQDLDDDAQNLRASDGRVPGRRGLATRQKMLDATGVLLDTVAYRDLKVVDIAREAGTSPATFYQYFPDVEAAVLAMASDLGDAWHEDLSKLVTNRDWEGDPDGSAHRVADGMLEFWTLHKPVLRVLDMASMEGDLRFREIRANLLAGATEALMDLAAERHIPGDPMASAGVVVGMLAHVANHQHGLERWGVSHDVLVDTVAGIIRRTILGVV, translated from the coding sequence GTGAGCGAACAGATGACCGACGACGATGATGCTCAGGACCTGGACGATGATGCCCAGAACCTGCGAGCGTCCGATGGTCGGGTGCCCGGGCGCCGAGGTCTGGCCACCCGCCAGAAGATGCTTGATGCCACCGGCGTCCTTCTTGACACGGTGGCCTACCGAGACCTCAAAGTTGTCGACATCGCCCGCGAGGCCGGCACGTCGCCGGCCACCTTCTACCAGTACTTCCCTGACGTCGAAGCGGCTGTGCTGGCCATGGCGTCCGACCTCGGCGACGCCTGGCACGAAGATCTCTCCAAGCTCGTCACCAACCGGGACTGGGAGGGCGACCCCGACGGGTCGGCCCACCGGGTGGCTGACGGCATGCTCGAGTTCTGGACCCTCCACAAGCCGGTCCTGCGGGTACTGGACATGGCTTCGATGGAGGGTGATCTCCGGTTCCGGGAGATCCGGGCCAACCTGCTGGCCGGGGCCACCGAGGCGCTGATGGACCTGGCGGCTGAACGGCACATTCCTGGCGATCCGATGGCGTCCGCCGGTGTGGTCGTCGGGATGCTGGCCCATGTGGCCAACCACCAGCACGGCCTTGAGCGTTGGGGTGTCTCCCACGATGTACTGGTGGACACGGTGGCCGGGATCATCCGCCGAACCATCCTCGGGGTGGTCTGA